The proteins below come from a single Pseudomonas hygromyciniae genomic window:
- the tnpC gene encoding Tn3 family transposase post-transcriptional regulator TnpC: MMHIPPASFRVTPYGEVDAAALDRLRDSFDTSQILLLVDRLDTCLAELGGVVAVRDELLKLHAMTLTLVEGAPLTVPTENACIWSEAESLQQDLEALAGWVHSAQAAISPLVNLTPDHEQ, translated from the coding sequence CTGATGCACATTCCACCCGCTTCGTTTCGAGTGACGCCCTACGGCGAAGTGGATGCCGCTGCACTGGACAGGTTGCGAGATAGCTTTGACACCTCCCAGATTCTGCTGTTGGTGGATCGACTGGATACCTGTCTGGCTGAGCTGGGTGGAGTTGTGGCTGTCCGTGATGAGTTGCTGAAGCTCCACGCGATGACCCTAACCCTTGTAGAGGGCGCTCCACTGACTGTACCTACTGAGAATGCCTGCATCTGGTCGGAGGCCGAATCGCTACAACAGGATCTTGAGGCCCTCGCTGGGTGGGTGCATTCTGCCCAAGCAGCGATATCCCCTTTGGTCAATCTAACACCCGACCATGAGCAGTAA